One Eremothecium cymbalariae DBVPG#7215 chromosome 2, complete sequence DNA window includes the following coding sequences:
- the RTS1 gene encoding protein phosphatase 2A regulatory subunit RTS1 (similar to Ashbya gossypii AEL333W 1-intron) yields MMRGFKQKLIKKTTGSSSSNQKKKEKETNKKPSTSNASPATNTSLNSGSRSSFEKKEGKAGLHSSPDTKQSKTKESGKALLSPSVSSTSSQSVSKGKTSIMGSSGGPVDSSGNAKEESSKSYPTLIAAAVSPGSSTAIAPPHSPKESLLAQDTTQSPNGVDIPRSSHSFERLPTPTKLNPDTDLELIKTPQRHSSSRFEPSRYTQINKLPGFDDVSPEEQIPLFIAKVDQCNIMFDFSDPSFDIHGKEIKRVTLQELIEFIVTNRFTYTEEMYAHVVNMFRINLFRPIPPPVNPIGDVYDPDEDEPVNELAWPHMQCVYEFFLRFVESPDFNHQIAKQYIDQEFILKLLELFDSEDIRERDCLKTTLHRIYGKFLSLRSFIRRSINNIFLQFVYETERFNGIAELLEILGSIINGFALPLKEEHKVFLVRILIPLHKVRCLSLYHPQLAYCIVQFLEKEPMLTEEVVMGLLRYWPKINSTKEIMFLNEIEDIFEVIEPLEFIKVEVPLFVQLAKCISSPHFQVAEKVLSYWNNEYFLNLCIENAEVILPIIFPALYELTSQLDLESQTDEDGNPTQDPYMLVEQAINSGSWNRAIHAMAFKALKIFLETNPVLYENCNSLYLSSVKESQRRRERREESWNKLQDYVKNLNISGVDNNVSLTGIGGNEIH; encoded by the exons ATGATGCGTGGTTTTAAGCAGAAG ttaataaagaaaactACAGGATCATCCTCGTCtaatcagaagaagaaggaaaaagagACCAACAAAAAGCCTAGCACTTCCAATGCGAGTCCTGCAACTAATACGAGTTTAAATAGTGGGTCTAGGTCGTCAtttgagaagaaggaaggGAAGGCAGGGTTACACAGTTCGCCTGACACTAAACAATCAAAGACTAAAGAGTCTGGGAAGGCATTATTATCGCCTTCGGTGTCGAGTACATCATCTCAGTCAGTATCTAAGGGTAAAACTTCTATTATGGGTTCGTCTGGGGGTCCTGTTGATTCTTCAGGTAatgcaaaagaagaatcCAGCAAATCATATCCAACCTTAATTGCCGCAGCGGTTTCTCCCGGTAGCTCTACGGCCATTGCACCACCGCATTCACCTAAGGAGTCTTTGTTAGCGCAAGACACTACTCAGTCACCGAATGGAGTCGATATTCCAAGGTCTTCACATTCTTTTGAGCGGCTTCCAACGCCTACAAAGTTGAATCCAGACACAGATCTAGAGTTGATTAAGACCCCGCAGCGCCATTCCTCTTCGCGGTTTGAGCCTTCACGGTATACCCAAATCAACAAGTTACCGGGATTTGATGATGTCTCACCTGAAGAGCAGATCCCATTATTTATAGCCAAGGTTGATCAATGCAATATTATGTTTGACTTTAGCGATCCAAGTTTTGATATACATGGAAAGGAGATCAAAAGGGTAACTTTACAGGAATTAATCGAATTCATAGTCACAAACCGATTCACATACACTGAAGAAATGTATGCTCACGTCGTTAATATGTTCAGAATAAATTTGTTCAGACCCATTCCACCACCGGTGAATCCGATTGGAGACGTATATGATccagatgaagatgaaccTGTAAATGAACTGGCCTGGCCGCATATGCAATGTGTTTACGAATTCTTCCTAAGGTTTGTTGAATCCCCAGATTTTAATCATCAGATTGCAAAGCAGTATATTGACCAggaatttattttaaagctATTGGAGTTATTTGACAGCGAGGATATTAGAGAAAGAGACTGTCTTAAAACTACCTTACATAGAATTTATGGGAAATTCTTATCTTTAAGGTCCTTCATCCGGCGGtcaattaataatatctttttacaatttgtTTATGAGACGGAGCGCTTTAATGGAATTGCAGAACTATTAGAAATCTTGGGTTCCATTATTAACGGCTTTGCATTACcattaaaagaagaacataaAGTGTTCCTGGTACGTATTTTGATACCGTTGCATAAGGTTCGCTGCCTATCATTATACCATCCTCAATTGGCATACTGtattgttcaatttttagaaaaagAGCCAATGTTGactgaagaagttgttaTGGGCTTGCTACGTTACTGGccaaaaataaattctACTAAAGAGATTATGTTCTTAAACGAGATCgaagatatttttgaagttatcGAACCACTGGAATTTATTAAGGTAGAAGTTCCGCTTTTCGTTCAATTGGCCAAATGTATATCTTCTCCACATTTTCAAGTTGCTGAAAAGGTACTAAGTTACTGGAACAACGAGtactttttaaatttatgCATCGAGAACGCAGAAGTAATTCTACCGATTATCTTCCCAGCACTATACGAATTGACTTCTCAACTAGACTTGGAATCTCAAACAGATGAAGACGGGAACCCCACACAGGATCCATATATGCTAGTCGAACAAGCAATTAATTCTGGATCATGGAATCGTGCCATCCATGCAATGGCATTCAAGGCGTTAAAAATATTCTTGGAGACAAACCCGGTGCTATATGAAAATTGTAATTCTTTATACCTATCTAGTGTGAAAGAATCACAAAGACGTCGGgaaagaagagaagaaagcTGGAACAAATTGCAAGATTATgttaaaaatttaaatatcAGTGGCGTAGATAATAATGTTTCGCTTACTGGAATTGGAGGGAATGAAATTCATTAA
- the FUN14 gene encoding Fun14p (similar to Ashbya gossypii AEL332W) — translation MNFFKRPLDKARLVNWDLLRFGVFSYKNISQNTIRTTAVTFPRNLNKMTPRLMMYTGVIGSALSLQELKSPVIRNDFILSAQDFGLARKDASQTSAKHATATRARFNGKLNYRQLCVGSISGLTLGVIIGKVSNVLAFITVFSLLTLQWLQNRGLLDKGATKGLSQYIVNTGRERVDLNTLVWEKPSFKVSFLLTFFLAAINV, via the coding sequence AtgaatttcttcaaaagacCATTAGATAAGGCTCGTCTAGTAAATTGGGATCTCTTACGCTTTGGAGTGTTCTCttataaaaatatttcacAGAATACCATTCGTACCACAGCGGTAACTTTCCCTAGGAATCTAAACAAGATGACACCTAGACTTATGATGTACACAGGTGTCATAGGCAGTGCGCTTTCACTCCAAGAGTTGAAATCACCTGTTATCCGTAATGACTTCATACTATCCGCCCAGGATTTTGGGTTAGCCCGCAAAGACGCGAGTCAAACAAGTGCAAAGCACGCCACAGCAACAAGAGCGCGATTTAACGGCAAATTAAATTACAGACAGCTCTGTGTTGGGTCAATATCAGGGTTGACATTGGGagttattattggaaagGTTTCTAATGTATTAGCTTTTATCACAGTTTTTAGTCTCCTCACTTTGCAATGGTTACAAAATCGCGGTCTTTTGGATAAAGGTGCAACAAAGGGTCTCTCTCAATACATCGTTAATACAGGCAGAGAACGGGTTGATCTAAATACTCTTGTATGGGAAAAACCCAGTTTTAAAGTCTCATTCTTATTGACCTTTTTCTTGGCTGCCATAAACGTTTAG
- the ISR1 gene encoding putative protein kinase ISR1 (similar to Ashbya gossypii AEL330C), with protein sequence MGVLNLWNTPPSSPLEQSRMKQRVVGGEVGLQTEGRWRDGGAKEGLMVFPSPTTPVKCFLGSGGSEVNRVAPSEVVVGDRDDGEGRAAVEEEFVRILQRQNAGLVAVVLGEYGQDMVGYVAGLLRSDVGMMPWQLGLSAIGKGSSSVVFKVSTGVVVKAEEGAAARRSEETRSLALKVPLSKRKAGILFHEVLIYSYLWQQARGRLCANHVVSFHGVTAITKEQYARLRANEVVPGLVLDRMDLTLEKFYQEQPIAKRQWWKFASDLLVSLQFLRQSLVIHGDIKTANVLVRGRDAFLADFTSASVRDCPSGEVLNTTLEYCSPLLIEGMKPNYDSDLYATGLCLLCLITKHEPYRELSMLKSHTNIPVANSLHETQWLINAISKCDPLKYNVLKQDLYDLWEDELRFLKRFFQSDREPLLHIWIAESRSQLEKCAS encoded by the coding sequence ATGGGGGTTCTTAACCTTTGGAACACGCCACCTTCGTCGCCGTTGGAGCAGTCACGGATGAAGCAGCGTGTTGTGGGAGGGGAGGTTGGCTTGCAGACGGAGGGCAGGTGGCGGGATGGGGGGGCGAAGGAGGGTCTGATGGTGTTTCCCTCTCCAACGACACCTGTGAAGTGTTTTTTGGGTAGTGGCGGCAGCGAGGTGAATCGAGTGGCACCGTCagaggtggtggtgggtGATAGGGACGACGGGGAGGGGCGCGCGGCGGTGGAGGAGGAATTTGTTAGGATTCTTCAGCGGCAAAATGCCGGGTTGGTTGCTGTTGTGTTGGGTGAGTATGGCCAGGATATGGTTGGGTATGTTGCTGGACTTCTTCGAAGTGACGTTGGGATGATGCCTTGGCAATTGGGTCTGTCTGCCATAGGGAAGGGATCTTCTTCGGTGGTGTTTAAGGTTAGCACAGGCGTAGTGGTGAAAGCAGAGGAGGGAGCAGCTGCAAGACGGTCAGAAGAGACACGGTCACTCGCTTTGAAGGTACCGTTGTCTAAGCGGAAGGCAGGCATTTTGTTCCATGAGGTGCTCATTTACTCGTACTTGTGGCAGCAGGCGCGTGGGCGATTATGCGCGAACCATGTTGTTTCCTTCCATGGGGTGACAGCGATTACTAAAGAGCAGTATGCACGACTCCGTGCGAACGAAGTAGTGCCAGGGTTGGTGTTGGACCGGATGGATCTGACCTTGGAAAAGTTTTACCAGGAGCAGCCCATTGCAAAGCGCCAGTGGTGGAAGTTCGCTTCGGATCTTTTAGTTTCGTTGCAGTTTCTACGCCAGAGTCTTGTTATCCATGGCGATATCAAGACGGCCAATGTGCTTGTACGCGGACGTGATGCCTTCTTGGCGGACTTCACCTCTGCATCTGTGCGGGACTGTCCTTCCGGCGAGGTGCTTAATACGACGTTGGAGTATTGCTCGCCGTTGTTGATTGAGGGTATGAAGCCCAACTATGATAGTGATTTGTACGCTACTGGTCTCTGCCTCCTTTGTCTAATTACTAAACACGAGCCCTATCGTGAGTTATCGATGCTGAAATCTCATACTAACATACCAGTGGCAAATTCGCTGCACGAAACGCAGTGGCTCATAAACGCCATCTCGAAATGCGATCCACTCAAATACAATGTGCTTAAACAAGACCTTTATGACTTGTGGGAAGACGAGTTGCGCTTTTTGAAACGCTTCTTCCAGTCAGACAGAGAACCCTTGCTACATATTTGGATAGCAGAATCGCGCTCGCAACTCGAGAAATGTGCATCCTGA
- the MDM10 gene encoding Mdm10p (similar to Ashbya gossypii AEL335C) codes for MIEYMEYILRQYEKSTNWNRHNSYENITATSDNLLQFEIPDSINLQVSNKSTPYTFNTFELSNHKVINGSLSYLYTDCADMDNFVQTSMNVPLQTTVNTYQYIKPYYYYHNGSNNNIFNHRDFASKTLIYGRMYYPGSILEAMYCKRLSPFSQIVIKGLSSVNQRNILTLYWQQDKGSTCQEVIFSTSEALLGYRMLHNFAHHGSKLSTTLYNNSNLSLGSEFWLGIGNMLPGCSTTLRYFTHVTNTGKPITLTLSLNPLFGHISSSYSVKPSPGTTFCSKYEFNIYSIESKLSLGCEFWRSISMKKEDMGPSIESVDRKDLDYLNFGVENLPTLDKMKEFRNLKVDNPMYYHPLLANNSNDLINNVNSTFSSSLQKITREKSVIEKFVNLVNSTEFTSVLKMSTSLSDKNLRLLWEGRYKGFLISAGAELSTVPLDAPKTLNEEGSTTIGRPVWLRPAKFGIQLKYST; via the coding sequence ATGATTGAGTATatggaatatattcttCGACAATATGAAAAGTCTACCAACTGGAATCGGCATAACAGTTATGAAAATATAACGGCAACCAGTGACAATCTACTACAGTTTGAGATTCCAGATTCAATTAACCTACAGGTATCAAATAAGTCGACTCCATACACCTTCAATACGTTTGAACTTTCGAATCACAAAGTAATCAATGGTTCTTTATCCTATTTGTACACTGACTGTGCTGATATGGATAACTTTGTACAGACGTCTATGAATGTGCCGCTACAAACAACCGTTAATACATATCAATACATCAAACcctattattattaccacAATGgaagtaataataatatttttaatcaCAGAGATTTTGCTTCCAAAACGCTGATATACGGACGCATGTATTATCCAGGCTCAATCCTTGAAGCGATGTATTGTAAGAGGTTGTCACCGTTTTCTCAGATTGTGATAAAAGGGTTGTCTTCTGTAAACCAACGTAATATTTTGACATTATACTGGCAACAAGATAAAGGCTCTACTTGCCAGGAAGTAATATTCTCCACCAGTGAAGCACTTTTAGGCTACCGTATGTTGCATAATTTTGCTCACCATGGTTCGAAATTGAGCACGAcattatataataattcCAATTTGTCCCTTGGTTCTGAATTTTGGTTAGGTATAGGAAACATGCTACCTGGATGCTCTACAACTTTAAGGTATTTTACCCATGTAACAAATACTGGTAAGCCTATAACTTTGACTCTGTCGTTGAATCCTCTGTTTGGTCATATTTCCTCTTCGTATTCTGTTAAGCCATCGCCTGGTACAACgttttgttccaaatatgaGTTTAACAtttattcaattgaatCAAAACTATCCCTTGGTTGTGAATTTTGGAGGTCCATTTCCATGAAGAAAGAGGATATGGGGCCTTCAATTGAATCTGTGGACAGGAAAGATTTAGACTACCTAAATTTTGGTGTGGAAAACTTGCCAACCCTAGACAAGATGAAAGAATTTAGAAATCTGAAGGTCGATAATCCAATGTACTATCATCCACTGTTGGCTAATAATTCCAATGATTTAATTAATAATGTGaattcaactttttcatcatctctACAGAAAATAACCAGGGAAAAGTCAGTAATAGAAAAGTTTGTAAATTTAGTTAACTCAACAGAATTCACCAGTGTGCTGAAAATGAGTACTAGTTTAAGTGATAAAAATCTGCGATTGCTATGGGAAGGGAGATATAAGGGGTTCTTGATCTCAGCTGGAGCTGAATTATCGACAGTACCCTTAGATGCTCCTAAGACATTAAATGAAGAGGGCTCAACAACCATTGGTAGACCGGTTTGGTTACGGCCAGCAAAGTTTGGTATTCAATTGAAATACTCTACATAG
- the SWC3 gene encoding Swc3p (similar to Ashbya gossypii AEL336W) codes for MIKLANDKMVRLRSRAKVSSNDMIDAATHVDAKTSSRKKKRAVYDDSNDLDTYGLVDDGNSSGRPFQIIEKLPCSVDPPRYDVFTHSLSVRDSAVLYNSLLASRRTWIKAEMFELYWSRQYMNIKERERMLKEGIGPDDIDQSAAREKMHKLCDCVMTGGPHTLPIRLFILKNDDIEQKWQEMQESKKKEKEMKRKKDAEDKEKRKEEKKKQQLLKKELKLKELEETKKEKEKRKKLQQEEQERIKKVKKESKKSTQHSGAFVKSSKPKVGHSQPALTKPQQQEIDNQKMIANLNLMAQKDPELNKLMISVANGEAPSADVEKFKTFIEMARKMDPPPNWKPKLLGKPLVRKPATKKASEVESKATTGLAAPQKISSTEKVTVDSNSPLSSNPSQNGSRGESSATDKNVNTEDNSDNSESIESTNKPVMNLKSADEDVQTSKAQKKSIADKSISETMINEGLQKDNDLLNIGVTDSNREDESKLNVAENTKEEPTVKNNEEGEINGSQLTSSISELQTSKKNEYGARDSKIQEDLGGQKSIDKDDPVLKTEYADGLKPKRKYNKKKKEPVEEEDKEMQLTTFQQKYLEDADILFEYLENPNIRFLFPKDAIFEQLEDEESYLMSWIIIHNKREVEQFKARKIREFNKNKKGRTSKEGDEKLPADFNIYEDPKCPPPLYTPMTVTISNIPKKFTPIIMNSINPTEKTQSLMSTIIKRGRRLTGYNLWFQLDAYDDKDLAESLRSELKEYEQGFKSKRQKKQL; via the coding sequence ATGATAAAGTTGGCAAATGACAAGATGGTGCGGTTGAGATCAAGAGCAAAAGTTTCATCGAATGATATGATTGATGCAGCTACACATGTGGATGCGAAAACAAGTAGcaggaagaagaagagagcAGTATATGATGATTCAAATGACCTTGATACTTATGGATTGGTAGATGATGGAAACAGTTCAGGTCGACCATTTCAAATAATCGAGAAGCTGCCTTGTTCTGTGGACCCCCCTAGGTATGACGTTTTTACCCATTCATTGTCAGTTAGGGATTCTGCAGTTTTGTACAATTCGTTACTTGCATCCAGAAGAACGTGGATCAAAGCAGAAATGTTCGAGTTATATTGGTCGAGGCAATATATGAACATCAAGGAACGTGAAAGAATGCTGAAAGAAGGTATTGGTCCAGATGATATAGATCAGTCTGCTGCCCGGGAGAAGATGCATAAATTATGTGATTGTGTTATGACTGGAGGACCTCATACTTTACCAATTAGGTTGTTTATATTGAAGAACGATGATATTGAGCAGAAATGGCAGGAAATGCAGGAatcgaagaagaaggaaaaggaaatgaaaagaaagaaggaTGCAGAGGATAAGGAGAAACGGAaggaagagaagaagaaacagcaGTTGCTCAAGAAGGAGCTGAAGCTCAAGGAGCTTGAAGAAACtaaaaaggagaaggaaaagaggaagaagttgcAGCAAGAAGAGCAagaaagaattaaaaaagtgAAGAAGGAATCTAAGAAATCTACTCAACATAGCGGAGCCTTCGTTAAGTCGTCAAAACCGAAGGTTGGACATTCACAGCCTGCACTGACGAAACCCCAGCAGCAGGAAATTGATAATCAGAAGATGATTGCcaatttaaatttaatgGCTCAGAAGGACCCTGaattaaataaattaatGATTTCGGTGGCGAATGGAGAGGCTCCTTCTGCAGACGTCGAAAAGTTTAAGACATTCATTGAAATGGCCCGTAAAATGGATCCTCCTCCGAATTGGAAACCTAAGTTACTTGGTAAACCGTTGGTCAGGAAGCCCGCGACTAAGAAAGCCTCTGAAGTTGAATCAAAAGCTACTACAGGTTTAGCCGCGCCACAGAAAATATCTTCCACAGAGAAAGTAACTGTAGACTCAAATTCCCCCTTATCTTCAAATCCTTCTCAGAATGGTTCACGCGGTGAATCAAGCGCTACTGATAAAAATGTGAATACTGAAGACAATAGTGATAACTCTGAAAGTATTGAGTCTACTAATAAGCCCGTAATGAACTTAAAGTCagctgatgaagatgttcaaACTAGTAAAGCTCAGAAAAAGTCAATAGCTGATAAAAGTATATCTGAAACTATGATAAATGAGGGACTACAGAAAGACAATGACTTACTAAACATAGGTGTTACTGATTCTAACCGTGAGGATGAATCTAAGCTCAACGTGGCCGAAAACACGAAAGAAGAGCCAACAGTcaaaaataatgaagaaggagagaTCAATGGAAGTCAGCTAACTTCTAGTATCTCGGAACTTCAAACAAGCAAAAAGAATGAATATGGTGCTCGTGATTCAAAAATCCAAGAAGATTTAGGAGGGCAAAAGTCCATTGACAAAGACGATCCAGTTCTGAAAACGGAATACGCCGATGGCTTAAAACCCAAGAGAAAAtacaataaaaagaagaaagagcCTGTTGAGGAGGAAGACAAGGAGATGCAGTTAACTACTTTTCAACAGAAGTATCTGGAAGATGcagatatattatttgaatatttggagAATCCCAATATTCGGTTCTTATTTCCGAAGGATGCCATATTTGAACAGctagaagatgaagaaagtTATTTAATGTCTTGGATTATAATCCACAACAAAAGAGAGGTTGAGCAGTTCAAGGCAAGAAAAATAAGGGAATTCAACAAGAATAAAAAAGGCCGAACCTCAAAAGAAGGCGATGAAAAACTACCAGCTGATTTTAACATTTATGAAGATCCAAAGTGTCCGCCACCGCTATATACTCCAATGACTGTAACGATATCTAACATACCGAAAAAGTTCACACCCATAATAATGAACAGTATTAATCCCACTGAAAAAACTCAGTCGCTTATGTCAACAATCATCAAACGAGGACGGAGACTAACAGGCTATAATTTATGGTTCCAGCTAGATGCATACGATGACAAAGACTTGGCCGAATCATTACGTAGTGAATTAAAGGAATATGAACAAGGTTTTAAATCGAAAAGgcaaaaaaaacaattataa
- the SPO7 gene encoding Nem1-Spo7 phosphatase regulatory subunit SPO7 (similar to Ashbya gossypii AEL334W): protein MSDDLLIKDENSIATVEQHDLFSMGIKKLNRVTPGNGSLRRRRRSSSRASSKNLKSTTDISPASKIFRNLLILEDDLRRQAKEQKLLKWQFTLFLSSLMGVAGFAFYELYFSQESVQGLYRMMLQFLFMFIMITVILFHLSGEYRRTIVIPRKFFTNTNKGIRQFNVKLVKVKSSVSDMIADIVRYISRKVAWTSMRILRIILPISYLETTWIYQLWRSVAIRSQPRIGAVDVKLVLYPRAFSAEIREGWEIYRDEFWAREGARRRKLVNQISPKRD, encoded by the coding sequence ATGTCAGatgatttattaataaaggaCGAGAATAGTATTGCCACGGTAGAACAACATGATTTGTTTTCCATGGGcataaagaaattgaacCGAGTGACGCCAGGAAATGGTAGTCTCAGGAGGAGGAGGCGATCAAGCAGCAGGGCTTCCAGCAAGAACCTCAAAAGTACGACAGATATTTCCCCagcttcaaaaatatttaggAACCTATTAATATTGGAAGACGATTTAAGAAGGCAAGCGAAGGAACAGAAACTGTTAAAATGGCAATTCACGCTGTTTCTTTCGAGTCTGATGGGTGTAGCTGGGTTTGCATTTTATGAGCTATACTTCTCTCAGGAGAGCGTACAAGGATTGTATAGGATGATGCTGCAGTTCTTGTTCATGTTCATAATGATTACTGTCATATTGTTCCACCTAAGCGGTGAATACAGAAGAACTATTGTGATCCCTAGGAAGTTCTTCACAAACACAAACAAGGGCATAAGACAATTCAATGTTAAGTTAGTCAAGGTGAAAAGCTCCGTGAGTGACATGATAGCAGACATTGTACGGTACATCAGCCGAAAAGTTGCGTGGACCAGCATGCGCATACTAAGAATCATACTACCAATTTCTTACCTTGAAACCACGTGGATATACCAACTCTGGCGTTCAGTGGCTATAAGATCACAGCCTCGAATTGGTGCTGTTGACGTTAAACTAGTTTTATATCCCAGGGCTTTTAGTGCGGAAATTAGGGAAGGTTGGGAAATATATAGAGACGAGTTCTGGGCAAGAGAAGGAGCAAGAAGGAGAAAACTAGTCAACCAAATAAGCCCAAAAAGAGACTAA
- the YTH1 gene encoding cleavage polyadenylation factor RNA-binding subunit YTH1 (similar to Ashbya gossypii AEL331W), which produces MSVIHPDTANYPFRFAPFLRQEYSFSLDPDRPVCQYYNSKEGASSCPNGTLCPNKHVLPIFQNKIVCKHWLRGLCKKNDQCEYLHEYNLRKMPECVFFTKNGYCTQSPECQYLHIDPNSKIQECEDYKMGFCPLGPSCTRKHVKKIICQKYVTGFCPVGKECDWEHPRFMVPNELSKLRIKRDDEINTKKLDEEKERRLNAIINGELVI; this is translated from the coding sequence ATGTCGGTAATACATCCTGATACTGCTAACTACCCCTTTCGGTTTGCTCCTTTCCTGCGCCAAGAGTATTCATTTTCCTTAGACCCTGACCGGCCAGTTTGCCAGTACTACAATTCTAAAGAGGGGGCATCTTCATGTCCTAATGGTACTCTATGTCCAAATAAGCATGTTCTTCCTATCTTCCAGAATAAGATAGTGTGTAAGCATTGGTTGCGGGGGTTGTGCAAGAAGAATGACCAATGTGAATATTTGCATGAATATAACCTACGAAAAATGCCGGAATGTGTATTCTTCACAAAGAATGGTTACTGCACTCAGAGTCCAGAGTGCCAGTATTTGCATATTGATCCCAACTCCAAGATACAGGAGTGCGAGGATTATAAGATGGGGTTCTGTCCGCTAGGTCCAAGCTGTACTCGGAAGCATGTGAAGAAGATTATTTGTCAGAAATACGTCACAGGGTTCTGTCCCGTAGGAAAGGAATGTGATTGGGAACACCCCAGGTTTATGGTACCGAACGAGTTGAGTAAGCTAAGAATCAAGAGAGATGACGAAATAAATACCAAGAAATTAGATGAGGAGAAAGAAAGGAGGTTGAATGCTATTATTAATGGGGAACTAGTAATATGA